Proteins encoded in a region of the Zea mays cultivar B73 chromosome 2, Zm-B73-REFERENCE-NAM-5.0, whole genome shotgun sequence genome:
- the LOC103646297 gene encoding uncharacterized protein yields the protein MRAAVNSPPPHCYSRRRASATLLDARHVFDHVPQQRLPNLAAGLRARPVAAAAWRPARRSAASAAARTCGTVSAPRLFRTFLQIPTSSSSAYRALVASSAFLPSRRSFEGYIPRSCSSSSLQIYSRSPLLNLSPSSALMVSSQLTGSSDVAQRSEEWFALRKDKLTTSTFSTALGFWAGNRRPELWNEKVFGATEIKLADAARSAMDWGTHHESVAIEQYTSITGRPVGTLGFAVHTEASFGWLGASPDGVLGCEPHDGILEVKCPFNKGKPELALPWRAMPYYYMPQVQGLMEILGRDWVDLYCWTPNGSSLFRVPRDCAYWELIHEALRDFWWGNVVPARELALLGKDDEARSFEPQPKHRLTNLVLYRSRKLASEAKLLCMDVGGHVEFFQ from the exons ATGAGAGCGGCCGTGAACTCGCCACCTCCGCACTGCTACTCGCGCCGCCGCGCCAGCGCCACGCTGCTGGATGCGCGCCATGTGTTCGACCACGTGCCGCAGCAGCGCCTACCGAACCTGGCCGCGGGACTCCGCGCGCGGCCTGTCGCCGCGGCCGCCTGGAGGCCCGCGCGGCGCTCGGCCGCATCTGCGGCTGCCCGCACCTGTGGCACCGTTTCAG CTCCTCGTTTGTTTAGGACATTCCTGCAAATCCCAACATCCTCTTCTTCAGCTTATCGCGCACTAGTAGCTTCGTCTGCATTCTTGCCATCAAGACGGAGCTTTGAAGGCTACATTCCTCGTAGCTGCTCCAGCTCATCGCTCCAGATCTACAGCCGGTCACCGCTGTTAAATCTATCGCCGTCTTCAGCTCTCATGGTATCCTCCCAGCTCACGGGCTCCTCCGACGTAGCCCAACGTTCAGAGGAATGGTTTGCTCTTCGCAAGGACAAGCTCACCACAAGCACCTTCAGTACTGCTTTGGGTTTCTGGGCTGGCAACAGAAGACCAGAGCTGTGGAACGAGAAAGTCTTCGGAGCGACAGAGATCAAGCTAGCAGATGCCGCTAGATCTGCCATGGACTGGGGGACGCATCACGAAAGCGTAGCCATAGAGCAGTACACGAGCATCACAGGAAGACCGGTGGGCACCCTCGGCTTCGCGGTGCACACCGAGGCCAGCTTCGGATGGCTCGGAGCCTCGCCTGATGGGGTCCTCGGGTGCGAGCCACACGACGGGATCCTGGAAGTGAAGTGCCCGTTCAACAAGGGCAAGCCTGAGCTCGCTCTGCCCTGGCGCGCCATGCCGTACTACTACATGCCGCAGGTGCAGGGGCTGATGGAAATCCTGGGCAGGGACTGGGTGGACCTCTACTGCTGGACACCCAACGGGAGCAGCCTGTTCCGGGTGCCGCGGGACTGCGCGTACTGGGAGCTCATCCACGAGGCGCTGCGCGACTTCTGGTGGGGCAACGTGGTGCCCGCGCGGGAGCTGGCGCTCCTGGGGAAGGACGACGAGGCGAGGTCCTTCGAGCCTCAGCCCAAGCACCGGCTCACGAACCTCGTGCTGTATAGGAGCCGGAAGCTGGCCTCCGAAGCGAAGCTACTTTGTATGGATGTTGGCGGCCATGTAGAATTCTTCCAATGA
- the LOC100284317 gene encoding glucose-6-phosphate 1-dehydrogenase, cytoplasmic isoform isoform X1 — translation MSGGSSPSSRRNSFNSLSKDLDLPSEQGCLSIVVLGASGDLAKKKTFPALYHLFEQGFIQSGEVHIFGYARSNLSDDGLRERIRGYLKGAPEDLSEFLQLIKYVSGSYDTGEGFEKLNRAISEYEVSKSSGSYRRLFYLALPPSVYPSVCKMIRTYCMNPSSHPGWTRVIVEKPFGKDLDSAEELSAQLGELFEEHQLYRIDHYLGKELVQNLLVLRFANRLFLPLWNRDNIDNIQIVFREDFGTEGRGGYFDQYGIIRDIIQNHLLQVFCLVAMEKPVSLKPEHIRDEKVKVLQSVNPIKPEEVVLGQYDGYKDDPTVPDDSNTPTFASVVLRVHNERWEGVPFILKAGKALSSKKAEVRVQFKDVPGDIFRSKKQGRNEFVIRLQPSEAMYMKLTVKKPGLEMATEQSELDLSYGMRYQNVKIPEAYERLILDTIRGDQQHFVRRDELQAAWKIFTPLLHDIDDGKLKALPYEPGSRGPKEADELSARVGYVQTHGYIWVPPTLA, via the exons ATGTCAGGAGGATCTTCACCATCATCAAGGCGAAACAGCTTTAATTCTTTGTCTAAGGACCTAGACCTTCCTTCAGAGCAAGGTTGTCTCTCCATTGTTGTACTTGGGGCTTCTGGTGACCTTGCTAAGAAGAAAACATTCCCAGCCCTCTACCACCTCTTTGAGCAG GGATTCATACAATCTGGAGAAGTCCATATATTTGGTTATGCTAGATCAAATCTTTCTGATGATGGGTTAAGAGAACGCATTCGTGG GTATCTCAAAGGAGCCCCAGAAGATCTTTCAGAATTTTTGCAACTA ATAAAATATGTCAGTGGTTCCTATGATACTGGAGAAGGATTTGAGAAACTGAACAGGGCAATATCAGAGTATGAGGTGTCAAAGAGTTCAGGAAGCTATCGCAGGCTCTTTTATTTGGCATTGCCTCCATCTGTCTACCCTTCAGTGTGCAAAATGATCAGAACATATTGCATGAATCCAT CTTCTCACCCTGGATGGACCAGAGTCATTGTTGAGAAGCCCTTTGGAAAGGACTTGGATTCCGCTGAAGAATTAAGTGCCCAACTTGGGGAGCTATTCGAGGAACACCAACTATACAGGATAGACCATTACCTGGGAAAAGAGTTGGTCCAAAACTTG CTTGTTCTTCGTTTTGCCAACCGATTATTCTTGCCTCTTTGGAACCGCGACAATATTGATAATATACAG ATTGTATTCAGGGAAGACTTTGGTACTGAAGGGCGTGGAGGATATTTTGACCAATATGG AATCATTCGTGATATCATTCAGAATCATTTACTGCAG GTTTTCTGTTTGGTTGCAATGGAAAAGCCTGTCTCCCTTAAGCCTGAGCACATCAGAGATGAGAAAGTCAAG GTTCTGCAATCTGTGAACCCTATTAAGCCTGAAGAGGTAGTCCTTGGGCAATACGATGGCTACAAGGATGACCCTACAGTGCCAGATGACTCGAATACCCCAACTTTTGCATCTGTTGTTCTTCGGGTACACAATGAAAGATGGGAAG GTGTTCCTTTCATTCTTAAAGCTGGTAAAGCATTGAGTTCAAAGAAAGCAGAAGTTCGGGTGCAATTCAAGGATGTCCCTGGTGACATTTTTAGAA GCAAGAAGCAAGGAAGAAATGAGTTTGTTATACGCCTCCAACCATCAGAAGCCATGTACATGAAACTAACT GTTAAGAAGCCTGGGTTAGAAATGGCTACTGAACAAAGTGAACTTGATCTGTCATATGGGATGCGGTACCAAAATGTCAAAATTCCTGAGGCATATGAACGCCTTATCTTGGATAC AATAAGAGGTGATCAGCAGCACTTTGTTCGCAGAGATGAGCTACAG GCTGCTTGGAAGATCTTCACTCCTTTGCTGCATGACATTGACGACGGCAAGCTGAAGGCCCTCCCGTATGAACCTGGCAGCCGGGGACCCAAGGAAGCCGACGAATTGAGCGCGAGAGTTGGATACGTGCAGACCCACGGTTACATATGGGTACCGCCGACCCTTGCATAG